In Crassostrea angulata isolate pt1a10 chromosome 6, ASM2561291v2, whole genome shotgun sequence, a genomic segment contains:
- the LOC128187146 gene encoding uncharacterized protein LOC128187146 — MPRSSFRRCSFPSCCKFVYMTAPNDINIMRIELGSCYTIQDKQLYTVYYNNNQSKQTLYEDRCCKGDIYVYYDYLPHESPRTTLPTTRTGIRAASSTHSRTPLSTGPPEVSILSDPKNNFVLVIIFVSLALLILLGVCALLYRRFRKSRSAPVEEFTDHCDYLVIEESRITTHNYSVIEATNGSYPQQEHNRYTTILSSTTTSIPCQSSEYETVQMNTEPDNLRGGVHVP, encoded by the exons ATGCCAAGGTCCAGTTTCAGAAGATGTTCTTTCCCCAGCTGCTGTAAATTTGTATATATGACGGCTCCAAACGACATCAACATCATGAGAATTGAACTTGGTTCTTGCTACACAATACAGGATAAACAGCTTTATACGGTTTATTACAACAATAACCAATCAAAGCAGACTCTGTATGAGGACCGTTGCTGTAAAGGCGACATCTATGTGTATTATG ATTATCTTCCCCACGAAAGCCCAAGAACAACTTTGCCAACAACCAGAACAGGAATACGAGCCGCATCTTCAACCCATTCAAGGACTCCTCTCTCCACTGGTCCTCCAGAAGTTTCCATTCTCTCGGATCCCAAGAACAATTTTGTACTGGTCATCATTTTTGTGAGTTTAGCATTGCTAATACTCCTGGGAGTCTGCGCACTGCTGTATAGACGCTTCAG GAAATCAAGGTCGGCACCGGTGGAAGAG TTTACAGACCATTGCGATTACTTAGTTATTGAAGAATCTCGAATCACCACACACAATTACAGTGTTATTGAGGCGACAAACGGATCCTATCCACAACAAGAACACAATCGATACACAACAATCCTGAGTTCAACTACAACTTCCATTCCTTGTCAATCAAGTGAATACGAAACTGTTCAAATGAATACTGAACCCGACAATCTGCGTGGTGGGGTACACGTACCATAG